From the Lathyrus oleraceus cultivar Zhongwan6 chromosome 4, CAAS_Psat_ZW6_1.0, whole genome shotgun sequence genome, one window contains:
- the LOC127137501 gene encoding U11/U12 small nuclear ribonucleoprotein 31 kDa protein yields MSSKKKHKRKHSDNDKDDDVFYYRYCASSSTPNTTTGTTSSNQPQSKSNNKGSSIGGEPLAPSKSTLYVSNLDYSLTNSDLHTLFSTFGRIARVTVLKDRHTRLSCGVAFVQLVSRNDAQRAVAEMNKKILNGRNLTASIAADNGRAPVFIWKRVYNTETALCYQCGGHGHFSYECPKNQLGPRPRPQPKKPRRGFSGLRDRDGEEEGDEEEEGGQIAAEQFDDNWASVVDDEAGERFLGRNRNDDEGLGNNKTKKKGKKAGYFSDESDHDDDD; encoded by the coding sequence ATGTCAAGCAAGAAGAAACACAAACGAAAACACAGCGACAACGATAAAGACGACGACGTTTTCTACTACCGCTACTGCGCTTCGTCCTCAACCCCCAACACCACCACCGGCACCACATCCAGTAATCAACCCCAATCAAAATCGAACAACAAAGGATCATCAATAGGAGGTGAACCCTTAGCACCATCAAAATCGACGCTATATGTTTCTAATCTAGATTACTCCCTAACAAACTCCGATCTCCATACGCTCTTCTCTACTTTCGGCCGCATCGCGCGTGTAACCGTTCTCAAAGACCGTCACACGCGCCTAAGCTGCGGTGTCGCGTTTGTCCAACTCGTTTCTCGTAATGACGCCCAACGCGCCGTTGCGGAGATGAATAAGAAGATTCTCAATGGAAGGAATCTAACTGCTTCTATTGCTGCTGATAATGGACGTGCTCCGGTGTTTATTTGGAAGCGCGTGTACAATACTGAGACTGCTTTGTGTTATCAGTGTGGGGGGCATGGTCATTTTTCGTATGAGTGTCCTAAGAATCAGTTGGGGCCGAGGCCGCGTCCTCAGCCTAAGAAGCCGCGACGGGGATTTAGTGGGCTGAGGGATAGGGATGGGGAGGAGGAAGGTGATGAGGAGGAGGAGGGTGGTCAGATTGCTGCGGAGCAGTTTGACGATAATTGGGCTTCTGTTGTGGATGATGAAGCGGGTGAAAGGTTTCTGGGGAGAAACAGAAATGATGATGAGGGTTTGGGCAACAACAAGACgaagaagaaagggaagaaaGCTGGGTATTTCAGTGATGAGAGTGATCATGATGATGACGATTGA
- the LOC127137500 gene encoding uncharacterized protein LOC127137500 — MGQSVQQAVPLPVYTDARPVIHTVVPPAAYARHVPHYEDQNHMYQTVDSTVAGDEVRFEDFREVKENMQLLEKKFRDLEGDHVFGSAAKEMCLVSGLVIPAKFKTPDFDKYKGQTCPKSHLIMYYRKMAAHVEDDKLMIHCFQDSLSGAPSKWYLSLDQNRIRCFQDLSDAFIKHYKYNMDMAPDRRQLQSMFPHDKESFKEYAQRWRELASQVEPPLAEKELAELFIDTFQPQFYEKMVGSASLGFSELVAIGARVEYGVRNGKLAAVAGTSNANPKKFSGGFPRKKEGETNDVIAGQGRAPPRRRPHLYPPQQYVQQPIPYQQPMYPVQYAPQPYVAAVTPTFNQQPAQAYQAPPAYRPAPVQQRPATPPVYQQAPAAPVTQQPRAQAPRQNAQNQNRRQGERVTFNPIPMSYTELYPSLLQKGLVVPRPMGPPPDRLPPLYNPNAHCPFHEGAPGHDLEGCYALKHRVRELIESKILSFKDMGPNVKNNPLPPHGNPEVNAIEDASVGVTVEKVEDVKTPLAAFHARLVEAGLVNVDHDNCEECATHPRGCQVVRDNIQDLMDKGVLQISSAVKNEDVLVIEPCFNLPEPVEIPYCSRKVAPEDSHPSPVEICMPAPFPYESTKAVPWKYEITAVDKVVEGSSDAEVTEAVSEDVTNIAGMSRMTRSGRIYTPEFNATPQGPNKESTVVTPTKEPEVDQEK; from the coding sequence ATGGGGCAATCTGTCCAACAAGCCGTGCCATTACCAGTTTACACCGACGCACGTCCAGTCATCCATACTGTGGTTCCACCAGCTGCCTATGCTAGGCATGTTCCTcattatgaagatcaaaaccACATGTATCAGACCGTTGACTCAACTGTTGCTGGTGACGAAGTAAGGTTTGAAGACTTCAGGGAGGTAAAGGAGAACATGCAGCTCCTTGAGAAGAAGTTCCGAGATTTAGAGGGAGACCACGTCTTTGGATCTGCTGCCAAAGAGATGTGCCTTGTATCCGGATTGGTGATTCCAGCAAAATTCAAAACTCCAGACTTCGACAAATACAAGGGGCAGACTTGTCCAAAAAGCCATCTTATCATGTATTACCGCAAAATGGCTGCACACGTGGAGGACGACAAGCTGATGATCCACTGTTTTCAGGACAGCTTGAGTGGGGCTCCTTCCAAGTGGTATCTAAGTCTGGATCAGAACAGGATCAGGTGTTTCCAAGACCTGTCAGATGCGTTCATAAAACActacaagtataacatggatatggcgcctgacagaaGACAGCTGCAGAGCATGTTCCCACATGACAAAGAGTCctttaaagaatacgctcaaagatggagggaactgGCTTCTCAGGTTGAACCACCTCTGGCTGAGAAGGAATTGGCCGAACTGTTTATCGACACTTTCCAACCTCAATTCTATGAGAAGATGGTGGGAAGTGCTTCTTTGGGATTCTCCGAGCTTGTTGCTATAGGAGCTCGCGTTGAATATGGTGTAAGGAATGGAAAACTGGCGGCTGTAGCTGGAACTTCAAATGCTAATCCAAAGAAGTTCTCTGGAGGGTTTCctaggaagaaggaaggggaaacaaATGATGTGATTGCTGGTCAAGGAAGAGCTCCTCCGAGAAGGAGACCACACCTATATCCACCTCAGCAATATGTTCAACAACCAATTCCTTACCAACAACCCATGTATCCCGTCCAGTATGCTCCACAACCATATGTGGCTGCCGTGACACCCACATTCAATCAACAGCCTGCTCAGGCTTATCAAGCGCCTCCAGCTTATCGACCAGCTCCAGTTCAGCAACGTCCTGCGACTCCGCCAGTTTATCAACAAGCACCAGCAGCTCCTGTCACTCAACAACCAAGAGCTCAAGCGCCGAGGCAGAATGCTCAGAACCAAAATAGGAGACAAGGGGAGAGGGTGACCTTCAATCCAATCCCAATGTCCTACACTGAGTTGTATCCTTCCCTATTGCAAAAGGGTTTGGTGGTTCCCAGACCTATGGGACCTCCACCTGATCGTCTTCCTCCATTGTACAACCCTAATGCACACTGTCCTTTTCACGAAGGCGCCCCCGGGCATGACCTAGAGGGTTGTTACGCTCTAAAGCATAGGGTTCGGGAATTGATTGAGAGCAAGATCTTGTCTTTTAAGGACATGGGACCGAATGTGAAGAACAATCCCCTTCCTCCCCATGGAAATCCTGAAGTCAACGCCATTGAAGACGCTTCTGTTGGTGTTACGGTTGAGAAGGTGGAGGATGTAAAGACTCCTTTGGCAGCATTCCATGCCCGATTGGTGGAAGCTGGCCTCGTTAATGTTGATCATGACAACTGTGAAGAGTGTGCCACACACCCGAGAGGATGTCAGGTGGTACGAGACAATATTCAAGATTTGATGGATAAAGGAGTGCTTCAAATATCTAGTGCTGTGAAGAATGAAGATGTGTTGGTAATTGAACCTTGCTTCAATTTACCTGAACCAGTGGAAATCCCTTACTGTAGCAGAAAGGTGGCGCCTGAGGATAGTCATCCGTCGCCTGTGGAAATATGTATGCCCGCACCTTTTCCGTATGAGAGCACCAAGGCCGTGCCTTGGAAATATGAGATTACTGCTGTGGATAAGGTGGTTGAAGGAAGTTCAGATGCTGAAGTGACAGAAGCTGTAAGTGAAGATGTCACCAATATTGCGGGAATGAGCAGaatgacccgcagtggtcgaaTCTATACGCCTGAATTCAATGCGACTCCTCAAGGGCCAAACAAGGAATCAACAGTTGTAACTCCCACTAAAGAACCCGAAGTggatcaagaaaagtga